A region of the Mycobacterium sp. NBC_00419 genome:
TCAGGCCTTTTGCAGGCAAATGGCATTCTCGCCCATTCGTCCGGCGAAAACTCCACTTTCGCTCTCGGCCGGTTCCAATCCGCTGGCCGGCTCGTACGGTCGTCAATGCCAGCAGCCTGCGATCGACAAGGAGGACGACCATGAACGCTGCCCCGATGTCAGGGCGGACCGGTATGCAGGACCTCCTTACCCGCTCCCGGATCTCGGCCCCCTCGGCCACGGGACTGATCGTTGACGGTGCGGAGTACACCTTCGAGCAGTTGGCCACGGCCGCCGAGGCCCTTGCCGAGAAGCTGCCCCACCGAACGCGAGTGGTCGTTGTGCTGGCGAACAACGCCGCCTCCGTTGTCGCCGCCCAGGCCGTCTGGCTGGCGGGCTGCTCGATAGTGGCTGCCAGCCCGATGGTGCCCGAGGCGGAGGTACGGCGCCGCGCCGAGGTGACCGCGGCATCGGCCTACCTGGTTCCAGCCGCCGGTGACAGTCTGGACGTCGAGATCCGTTCAACCGGGCGTCAGGAAACCGCGCCCACCGGCGAAGCGCTGGTGATGTTCACCTCCGGGACCACAGGCACACCGAAGGGGGCGTCGTTGACGTTCTCGGCGCTGCGCGGCAGCGTCGCCGGAATCGCCGCCGGCAACGGGCTCCCCGACGGCGGCCGCCCGCCTGCCGAACCGGCTCGCGACCCGCGGATCGTGCTGGTGCCGATCGCACATATGGGCGGCTTCCTGGGTGTGCTGACCGCATGGTGGTTGGGAAAGCCGGCCCTGCTGGTCGAAAAGTTCACCGCACAAAGGGTTTTCGATATCGCCCAACGCTGGCGGCTCGGCGTGCTGGGCCTTACCCCTGCGATGGTGTGGGAGCTGGCCCAAACTGAGCAGGACGGCTCCCTGCCCGGCGTCGACAGCGTCATCGTGGGAACCGCGGCGATTCCCGAGGCCACCCGCCTGGCCTTCGAAGCCAAATATGATGTGCCGGTTCTGCGGAACTACGGCCAGACCGAGTTCGCGGGGGCGATCGCCTTCGAACGCCCCGGCGACGTGGCCGCAGGTAAGCGCCCCGAAGGTACGGTCGGCCGGGTGGCACCCGGGGTCGAGGTCGTCATCGTCGACCCGGAGGGCAGCGCCGTGGCCACCGGTGGGGTGGGCGAGATACTGGCACGTGCCGCCTCGGCGATGACCGGCTACCTCGGCGACGACGGCCGGCCCGCCGGCTCGGATGAATGGCTGCACACCGGCGATCTCGGCAGGCTCGACGACGACGGATTCCTCTTCGTGGTCGGACGGGTTCGCGACATGGTCGTGTGCGGTGGATTCAATGTCTATCCCGCCCAGGTCGAAACGGCACTGAACGATCTGCCCGAAGTCGCCGACTCCGCGGTTGCCGGGCTGCCCGACGAGCGACTCGGTGAAGTGCCGGTCGCCGCTGTCGTCCTCAACAAGGGCGCACGGGCCGACGCCGAGAGTCTCCGCCAGGCTCTGCGATCCCGGCTGGCCCCCTACGAACTTCCCCGGCGACTGGTGTTCGTCGACGCGATTCCCCGCCATGACACCGGAAAGGTCAATCGTGACGAGATCGCTCGGATTGTGAAGACCCCATGACCATGACCACCCGGACCTTCGACTCCACGAAGCTCACCGACGCCGAGTTCCGCGGACAACTGCAGAAGTGGTTCGCCGACAACCCAGCACCGCAACTGCCTCCGCTTGCCGCAGTCGGTGATGACGATTCCACGGAATACCTTGCTGCCCAGCGCCAATGGCAACACCGCTTGGCCGACGCCGGCCTGGCCGGGATCGCGTGGCCCCGGGAGTACGGCGGGCAGGGCGCCTCACCGATGCGACAGCTGATCTTCCACGAGGAGCATCAACGTGCGGGCGGCCAAGGAGGGGAACCATTCTTCGTCGGTGTGTCACACGCTGGTCCCACGATCATCTCCCACGGGACAGACGAGCAGCGTCGCCAATGGTTGCCGGGAATTCTCAACGGTGATCTGCTCTTCGCGCAGTGCTTCTCCGAGCCTGGTGCCGGATCCGACCTCGCATCGATCGCCACGCGTGGGGTCATCAACGGCGAACACCTGGTGGTCACCGGCCAGAAGTGTTGGAACACCAGGGCTCACCAGGCCGACCTGTGTGAACTTCTGGTTCGCACCGACGCCTCGGATCGCTACGGCGGGCTGACCTACCTCATCGCCGACATGCGCATTCCGGGCATCACGATTCGCCCTATCACCACGATCACCGGCCGCACCGAGTTCTGCGAGGTGTTCTTCGACGATGCCCGGATTCCGCTGACAAGTGTGCTGGGCAACGTCGGGGACGGCTGGGCCGTCGCCACGGCCACCCTGCTGTTCGAGCGCAGCACGGCCTTCGCCGGGATGATCGTCGGACTGCAGCGGGTCGTGGTGGAGATCTCGCGGAACTGCGGCCGCGACCCGGTGCAACTCCATCGGTTGCAGGAACTGTCCGACGACGTGTTCGCGGTTCGAGCGCTGCTGTACAAGAGCGTCTCCGAGCAGGAGAACGGCGGCGAGCCCGGACCCGCCAGCAGCGCACTGAAGCTGGTTGCCACCGAATTGAACTATGCCTTGCGGAAATTCGCGGCCCTGCTTGACTCGGCTGAGTTCGAGCGGTACTTCGAATCGTTCGGGCTGCGGATCGGCGGCGGTACCTCGGAAGTCCAGCGCAACATCCTCGCCGAGCGCGTCCTCGGTCTGCCCCGGGAGCCACGCCGATGAGCGGACCCGATCAGACGGTCCTCGCAGAGCTGACCGAGTTCTTCGACGTCGAGTTGCCGCGGTTCCAGGCGGACTTTGCCGACAGCACGGGGTTTGAGGCGCGCCGGGAATGGCAGCGACGACTCGACACCGGCGGCTGGGTCGGGCTGAACTGGCCCACCCAGCACGGCGGCCGTGCGCTTGATCTTGCCACGCAGGTGGCGTGCGAGACGGCCATGAACAGTTCCGGAGCGCCTCAGATCGCCGGCTTCATCGGCGTCAATACGGTGGCGTCCGCGATCATGCACTTCGGGTCCGACCAGCACAAGCAGTACCTGCCCGGTATCCGCAGCGGTGCGCTCATCTTCTGCCAGAGCTTCAGCGAGCCCGAGGCCGGCAGCGATCTGGCCAGCCTGCGAACCCGGGCAGAGGCCACCGCCGATGGGTTTGTGCTCAACGGCCAGAAGGTGTGGACGTCGAACGCTACGGAGGGTGACCAGACCCTGGTCTTGGTCCGCACCACGGCCATCGAGTCGGGCGGTCGGTCACACCGGGGCCTGTCGTTGCTCCTGGTGCCCCTGGATCTGCCCGGCGTCACGGTGACTGGGATCCGACAACTCAACGGGGACAACGAGTTCGCCGAGATCTTCTTCGACGATGCCGCACTACCGGAGTCGGCACTGGTGGGACCTGTTGACGAAGGCTGGCGGGTGGCGATGAGCACGCTGGCACATGAACGGGCTGCGGCCATGATGCTGGCCATGCGTACCCGTGCCCTGGTCCGCAACGCTGCCCGGCGTGAGGCGGCCACCGTGCCACCGTCCCGCCGCGACGATCTGCTGCGCCTCTACCTGCGCTCGGAGGTGCTGGGGCTGTTGGCCGAACGCTCTGTCGCCGAGCTGGGCTCCGGAAATCCCGGCCCGGCCCAGTCAGTGGTGAAGCTCGCCTGGAGTCAGGTGGATCAGAGCTTCGCCGACCTGATGTTCAGCCTCCGGGGCGCGGCTGCCACCGCCGGACTGGCGCCGCAGGAGACCGAGGCGCTGCTCTTCAGCCGCTCGAGCACCATCGCCGCCGGCACCACGGAAGTAATGCGGAACATTCTCGCCGAGCAGGTGCTCGGTCTTCCCCGCGCCTGACCCTGCATCGTGACCGTGCCCGAAGGAAGTTGGAGGATGACGTGTCGTTGACATTGAGCGTCGAGCAGGAGGAACTGCGGACCGCGGTGCGCCGACTGCTGGAGACGAAAGCCACCAGTGCGGCGGTGCGCAACCATATGGAGACCGAGGCGGGCCACGATCCGGCGCTGTGGCAGCAGATGGCCGACCAGATGGGACTGCACGGTCTGGCGATTCCCGAGGAGTACGGCGGGTCCGGCTTCACGCTGTCCGAACTGGCGATCGTGGCCGAGGAACTCGGCAGGGCGTTGGTACCGTCGCCCTTCTTCGCGACCGTCGGTCTGGCCGCGCAGTTCTTGCTCGCCAGCGGAGACGACGATGCGTGCCAGCGTTGGCTGCCCAGCATCGCCGACGGCTCGCTGACCGCCACGGTCGCAGTGTGCGACGAAGCCGGGTTGTGGGACCTGGGCGCGATCCGCACGACGGCGACGGCACACGCTCAGGGGTGGTCGGTCTCGGGGACCAAGATGTTCGTGGTCGACGGTGATTCCGCCGGTCTGGTACTCGTGATCGCACGGGATAGCGACGGACTCGGCTTGTTTGCGGTGGAATCGTCCGACGACGCTGTCCGGCAGAGCCGGCTCGACGCACTCGATCCGACCCGTCGACTCGGGCGCATCGAGTTGGACAACGCGCAGGCCCGCCGCATCGCTCGGCCCGGGGATTCCAGCGGATTCCTGCAGCAGGCGCTCGACCTCGCGGTGGTGGTACTGGCGGCCGAGCAGATCGGTGGTGCGCAAGCGTGTCTGGACGACGCGGTGGCTTACTCCAAGGTGCGGGTGCAGTTCGACCGGCCGATCGGTTCCTTCCAGGCGATCAAGCACAAGTGCGCCGACATCCTGCTGCATATCGAATCAGCCAGGGCGGCAGTGCTGTACGCGGTGTCGCGGGCTGCCGATCCCGCCGAGGCCGAGTTCGGTGTCTGCGCCGCGGCCGCGGCCTCTTACTGCAGCCTCGCGTACTCGCATGCGGCCAAGGAGAACATCCAGATTCACGGCGGGATCGGCTTCACCTGGGAGCACGACTCCCACCTTCATCTGAAACGGGCCAAGACTTCCGAACTGCTCTTCGGGACACCGGCTGCACACCGTGCGCGGGTGGCCGAACTGACCGGAATCTGAGGAAGGAGTCACGATGAGCGACGCGACGACCACTCTGCCTGGTATCCGAGCAGCCGAAGCCGACACCGACGAGGAGTTCCGCACCGCGCTACGGACATGGTTGGCCGACAACCACCCCGGCCGGCGTCCGAAGGATCCTGCCGAGCGGCTGGCATGGCAGAAGCACTGGCTGGCAATGCTGTACGACGCCGGTTTCGCCGGTCCGAGCTGGCCGAGGGAGTTCGGGGGAATGGACCTGCCCTTCACCCGCCAGGTCATCTACCAGGAGGAGTACGGTCGTGCGCACCTGCCCGGGGCACTTGCCACCGGGTTGGGTATCGCCGGCCCGACCCTGATCGCCTACGGCACCGAGGAACAGAAGCGACGGTTCCTGCCCGCGATGTTGCGTGGGGATCAGGTCTGGGCACAAGGGTATTCGGAGCCCGAGGCCGGATCCGACCTCCCTGCGCTTCGCACCACGGCACGGCGAGACGGAGACGAGTACGTCGTGAACGGCCAGAAGGTGTGGAACACCGGGGCCGACCTCGCGGACATCATCTTCACGCTGGTCCGGACGGGAACACAGGAGTCCCGGCAGAAGGGCATCACGTACCTGCTGATCGACGCCCACGCCCCCGGAGTGACGATCCGCCCGCTACGTGACATCACCGGCGGCGCAGACTTTTCGGAGATATTCCTCGAGGACGTCCGCGTCCCGGTCGAGAACAGGGTCGGCGAGGAGAACGACGGCTGGCGGCTGGCGCGTACCAGCCTGGGCCACGAACGTGCCGCGTCGACCATGAATCAGGCGGCGATGTACCGCAGGGTGGTCGACGAGCTCATCGAACTGGCCCGTGAGCGGGGCGCAACGGCTGACCCTCTCGTTCGAGACCGGTTGGCCGATTTTGAAATTCGGGTGCGGATCATGCGCTACCAGGGCATGCGAACCATCGAATCGATCATCGCCAGAGGTGAACCGGGGCCGGGCGCCTCGACATCGCGGCTGTACATCAGCGGCTTCGAACAGGACCTCCACGAGTTCGCTCTCGAGCTACTCGGCAGCTACGCCACCTTGGGCAGGTCCGACCGGCACGCCGTTCAGCGGGGACGTTGGGTGTGGGGGTTCCTCAAGACCCGGGCTTCGACCATCGGCGC
Encoded here:
- a CDS encoding class I adenylate-forming enzyme family protein, which gives rise to MNAAPMSGRTGMQDLLTRSRISAPSATGLIVDGAEYTFEQLATAAEALAEKLPHRTRVVVVLANNAASVVAAQAVWLAGCSIVAASPMVPEAEVRRRAEVTAASAYLVPAAGDSLDVEIRSTGRQETAPTGEALVMFTSGTTGTPKGASLTFSALRGSVAGIAAGNGLPDGGRPPAEPARDPRIVLVPIAHMGGFLGVLTAWWLGKPALLVEKFTAQRVFDIAQRWRLGVLGLTPAMVWELAQTEQDGSLPGVDSVIVGTAAIPEATRLAFEAKYDVPVLRNYGQTEFAGAIAFERPGDVAAGKRPEGTVGRVAPGVEVVIVDPEGSAVATGGVGEILARAASAMTGYLGDDGRPAGSDEWLHTGDLGRLDDDGFLFVVGRVRDMVVCGGFNVYPAQVETALNDLPEVADSAVAGLPDERLGEVPVAAVVLNKGARADAESLRQALRSRLAPYELPRRLVFVDAIPRHDTGKVNRDEIARIVKTP
- a CDS encoding acyl-CoA dehydrogenase family protein, which codes for MTMTTRTFDSTKLTDAEFRGQLQKWFADNPAPQLPPLAAVGDDDSTEYLAAQRQWQHRLADAGLAGIAWPREYGGQGASPMRQLIFHEEHQRAGGQGGEPFFVGVSHAGPTIISHGTDEQRRQWLPGILNGDLLFAQCFSEPGAGSDLASIATRGVINGEHLVVTGQKCWNTRAHQADLCELLVRTDASDRYGGLTYLIADMRIPGITIRPITTITGRTEFCEVFFDDARIPLTSVLGNVGDGWAVATATLLFERSTAFAGMIVGLQRVVVEISRNCGRDPVQLHRLQELSDDVFAVRALLYKSVSEQENGGEPGPASSALKLVATELNYALRKFAALLDSAEFERYFESFGLRIGGGTSEVQRNILAERVLGLPREPRR
- a CDS encoding acyl-CoA dehydrogenase family protein, producing the protein MSGPDQTVLAELTEFFDVELPRFQADFADSTGFEARREWQRRLDTGGWVGLNWPTQHGGRALDLATQVACETAMNSSGAPQIAGFIGVNTVASAIMHFGSDQHKQYLPGIRSGALIFCQSFSEPEAGSDLASLRTRAEATADGFVLNGQKVWTSNATEGDQTLVLVRTTAIESGGRSHRGLSLLLVPLDLPGVTVTGIRQLNGDNEFAEIFFDDAALPESALVGPVDEGWRVAMSTLAHERAAAMMLAMRTRALVRNAARREAATVPPSRRDDLLRLYLRSEVLGLLAERSVAELGSGNPGPAQSVVKLAWSQVDQSFADLMFSLRGAAATAGLAPQETEALLFSRSSTIAAGTTEVMRNILAEQVLGLPRA
- a CDS encoding acyl-CoA dehydrogenase family protein, coding for MSLTLSVEQEELRTAVRRLLETKATSAAVRNHMETEAGHDPALWQQMADQMGLHGLAIPEEYGGSGFTLSELAIVAEELGRALVPSPFFATVGLAAQFLLASGDDDACQRWLPSIADGSLTATVAVCDEAGLWDLGAIRTTATAHAQGWSVSGTKMFVVDGDSAGLVLVIARDSDGLGLFAVESSDDAVRQSRLDALDPTRRLGRIELDNAQARRIARPGDSSGFLQQALDLAVVVLAAEQIGGAQACLDDAVAYSKVRVQFDRPIGSFQAIKHKCADILLHIESARAAVLYAVSRAADPAEAEFGVCAAAAASYCSLAYSHAAKENIQIHGGIGFTWEHDSHLHLKRAKTSELLFGTPAAHRARVAELTGI
- a CDS encoding acyl-CoA dehydrogenase family protein, coding for MSDATTTLPGIRAAEADTDEEFRTALRTWLADNHPGRRPKDPAERLAWQKHWLAMLYDAGFAGPSWPREFGGMDLPFTRQVIYQEEYGRAHLPGALATGLGIAGPTLIAYGTEEQKRRFLPAMLRGDQVWAQGYSEPEAGSDLPALRTTARRDGDEYVVNGQKVWNTGADLADIIFTLVRTGTQESRQKGITYLLIDAHAPGVTIRPLRDITGGADFSEIFLEDVRVPVENRVGEENDGWRLARTSLGHERAASTMNQAAMYRRVVDELIELARERGATADPLVRDRLADFEIRVRIMRYQGMRTIESIIARGEPGPGASTSRLYISGFEQDLHEFALELLGSYATLGRSDRHAVQRGRWVWGFLKTRASTIGAGTSEIQRNTIAEQVLDMPRDPSMPAR